One Erythrobacter aureus DNA segment encodes these proteins:
- a CDS encoding peptidylprolyl isomerase — MTRIIAALAPLALLASPLFAQEEAPPQEPTFDTQLVMIETSMGDITVSIETERAPITAANFLRYVDEDRFDGTKFYRAMHLDWGEPPSGLLQGGTQMHPDRVLDPIAHEPTTRTGLSHTDGALSMARYDPGTATGDFSIMIKDQTGLDANPASPDPSLQAGFAVFGYVVEGMEVVHAIHALPPDPDKGEGWMKGQLLTDPVEIVDMRRVDAAPD, encoded by the coding sequence ATGACACGGATCATCGCCGCACTGGCCCCGCTCGCCCTCCTCGCCTCGCCCCTATTCGCGCAGGAAGAAGCGCCTCCGCAAGAGCCGACCTTCGATACCCAACTGGTGATGATCGAAACCAGCATGGGCGACATCACCGTTTCGATCGAGACCGAGCGTGCGCCGATCACGGCGGCCAATTTCCTGCGCTATGTCGACGAGGACCGCTTCGACGGGACAAAGTTCTACCGCGCCATGCATCTCGACTGGGGCGAGCCGCCCAGCGGCTTGCTGCAAGGCGGAACACAGATGCATCCCGACCGTGTGCTCGATCCGATCGCGCATGAACCGACCACCCGGACCGGCCTCAGCCATACCGACGGAGCCTTGTCGATGGCGCGCTACGATCCCGGCACGGCGACGGGCGATTTCTCGATCATGATCAAGGACCAGACCGGGCTCGATGCCAATCCGGCCTCACCCGACCCCAGCCTGCAGGCGGGATTCGCTGTGTTTGGATATGTCGTCGAGGGGATGGAAGTGGTCCATGCGATCCACGCGCTCCCGCCCGATCCCGACAAGGGCGAAGGGTGGATGAAGGGGCAATTGCTCACGGACCCGGTCGAGATCGTCGATATGCGGCGCGTGGATGCCGCTCCGGACTGA
- a CDS encoding M56 family metallopeptidase, whose translation MTELIREYWDWFLFDTLVWTGALLGFALLLRRPVAKYLGAGAAYALWFLPLARLLFPPVTLPAWMKPSFLESAPAAEPVVTDLALAPAAESGFSYTDVMAPVTPATMESPVDFVVPLVILWLVGAAIFMGRRFWLYGELRRELLEDARPVGEVGNIRLVETTAISGPMAFGVIDKVVALPDGFMVSRERQVRDLAIAHELEHHYGHDILVNVLIQPLFAVHWFNPLGWMGWTAMRRDQEAACDARVVASRSRDERAAYAAIIADFARRPQIAPRPALAAPMACPVLGDKSIIHRLRSLPMTDHSRRRRVAARGAVAAAVLALPMTASICYVGVSPATAGDTPEPTEAVWALADTEQPVSVDRNVEHIVKRAELAHLDVEAMTEMIEDRVERAETIRERAEESRERAEELREEHLADGRREWTEDRIRYAQDRKQWADGRVQWAESRAASAESQAKSARARAVAHAEWTNDLGETIGKSVAIGMANVPEVIEDCRYPDNPVTSIENDGRVTMYICDTAGDRLALKALRQARQGIETNSRLSDEMRQDILRDLDEEIRELKRAIRS comes from the coding sequence ATGACCGAGCTTATCCGCGAATATTGGGACTGGTTCCTATTCGATACGCTGGTGTGGACCGGTGCCCTGCTCGGCTTCGCGCTGCTGCTGCGCCGCCCGGTGGCGAAATATCTTGGCGCCGGGGCGGCCTATGCCCTGTGGTTCCTGCCGCTGGCCCGCCTGCTGTTTCCGCCGGTCACGCTTCCCGCATGGATGAAGCCGAGCTTTCTGGAAAGTGCGCCCGCCGCCGAACCTGTCGTGACCGACCTCGCGCTGGCTCCCGCCGCCGAAAGCGGTTTTTCCTATACCGATGTCATGGCACCGGTAACGCCAGCGACGATGGAATCGCCGGTCGATTTCGTCGTGCCTCTGGTAATCCTCTGGCTGGTCGGCGCGGCGATCTTCATGGGGCGGCGCTTCTGGCTCTATGGAGAGCTGCGCCGCGAATTGCTCGAGGATGCGCGTCCCGTGGGCGAGGTCGGCAATATACGCCTGGTCGAGACCACTGCGATATCCGGTCCGATGGCTTTTGGCGTCATCGACAAGGTCGTGGCCTTGCCCGATGGCTTCATGGTCAGCCGCGAACGCCAGGTCCGCGATCTCGCCATCGCGCATGAGCTCGAACACCACTACGGCCACGATATTCTCGTCAACGTGCTGATCCAGCCGCTATTCGCCGTGCACTGGTTCAATCCGCTGGGCTGGATGGGCTGGACCGCCATGCGCCGCGACCAGGAGGCGGCCTGCGATGCTCGCGTGGTCGCCAGCCGCAGCCGCGACGAGCGCGCCGCCTATGCCGCGATCATCGCCGATTTCGCCCGCCGCCCGCAGATCGCCCCGCGACCCGCGCTGGCGGCGCCGATGGCCTGTCCCGTTCTCGGCGACAAGTCGATCATCCACCGCCTGCGCAGCCTGCCCATGACCGACCATTCCCGCCGCCGCCGGGTTGCCGCGCGCGGTGCCGTGGCCGCCGCCGTCCTCGCGCTGCCGATGACCGCCAGCATCTGTTATGTTGGCGTATCGCCGGCCACGGCGGGCGATACGCCGGAGCCGACCGAAGCCGTGTGGGCGCTTGCAGATACGGAACAGCCTGTGTCGGTCGATCGGAATGTGGAGCACATCGTGAAACGCGCCGAGCTCGCGCATCTCGATGTCGAGGCCATGACCGAGATGATCGAGGACCGTGTCGAACGGGCCGAGACGATCCGCGAGCGTGCGGAAGAGAGCCGCGAACGGGCTGAAGAACTCCGGGAGGAACATTTAGCGGACGGTCGCCGTGAATGGACTGAAGACCGCATCCGGTATGCGCAGGACCGCAAGCAATGGGCTGATGGTCGCGTCCAGTGGGCCGAAAGCCGCGCCGCAAGCGCCGAGAGCCAGGCGAAGAGCGCCAGAGCCCGTGCCGTGGCGCATGCCGAATGGACCAACGATCTCGGCGAAACGATCGGTAAATCGGTCGCGATCGGAATGGCCAATGTTCCCGAGGTAATCGAGGATTGCCGCTATCCCGACAACCCCGTCACTTCGATCGAGAACGATGGCCGCGTCACCATGTATATTTGCGATACGGCCGGCGATCGGCTCGCACTCAAGGCCTTGCGGCAGGCACGTCAAGGGATCGAAACGAACAGTCGACTTTCAGACGAGATGCGTCAGGACATCCTGCGTGACCTGGACGAAGAAATCCGCGAATTGAAGCGCGCGATCCGTAGCTGA
- a CDS encoding 3-hydroxybutyrate dehydrogenase, producing MFLEGKRALVTGSTSGIGLAIARALAGEGAEVVLNGFGDEGEIAQLCEELGASHNGADLTDVAQIEAMMAEAGAVDILVNNAGMQHVAPVEEFPVEKWETIIALNLTAAFHTVRLAVPGMKGKGWGRIINTASAHSKVASPFKSAYNSAKHGLDGFTKTIALELAEHGVTANCISPGYVWTPLVENQIPDTMKARGLTREEVINDVLLVKQATKKFVQPEEIGALAAFLCRDEAQNVNGANWSVDGGWTAE from the coding sequence ATGTTTCTCGAAGGAAAACGCGCACTCGTCACCGGATCGACCAGCGGCATCGGCCTCGCCATCGCGCGGGCGTTGGCGGGTGAGGGGGCCGAGGTCGTCCTCAACGGCTTCGGCGACGAGGGCGAGATCGCGCAATTGTGCGAAGAGCTGGGCGCCAGCCACAATGGCGCGGATCTGACCGATGTGGCCCAGATCGAGGCGATGATGGCAGAAGCGGGCGCGGTCGATATTCTCGTGAACAATGCCGGGATGCAGCATGTCGCGCCGGTCGAGGAATTCCCGGTCGAAAAGTGGGAAACGATCATCGCGCTGAACCTCACCGCCGCGTTTCACACCGTGCGGCTTGCCGTGCCGGGCATGAAGGGCAAGGGCTGGGGCCGGATCATCAACACCGCCAGCGCGCATTCCAAGGTCGCGAGCCCCTTCAAGAGCGCCTACAATTCCGCCAAGCATGGCCTTGACGGGTTCACCAAGACCATCGCGCTGGAACTCGCCGAACATGGCGTGACGGCCAACTGCATCAGCCCCGGCTATGTCTGGACCCCGCTGGTCGAAAACCAGATCCCCGACACGATGAAGGCCCGGGGGTTGACCCGCGAAGAGGTCATCAACGATGTTTTGCTGGTCAAGCAGGCGACCAAGAAGTTCGTCCAGCCCGAAGAGATCGGTGCGCTCGCCGCATTTCTGTGCCGCGACGAGGCGCAGAACGTCAACGGCGCCAACTGGAGTGTGGATGGCGGCTGGACGGCGGAGTAG
- a CDS encoding alpha/beta hydrolase — MADTEHYVRDDVRGFLDMLEAMGGKGVEEVGAKEGRQQMRMVGAVAEAEPRAMAVQKDLTCPGPSGPIPIRFYDVKAERGPSPCVLFLHGGGFVIGDLEVYNALCTEISHHLDLPVVSVDYRLAPEHPFPAAPDDCEAAARWVASSPGELEREITGLVITGDSAGGNLTIVTTNQLMNDPAEVPVIVQAPIYPVASDVTQHSSLAMFAEGFLLTGAAMAWFTDQYGGDSSDPRHTPMVGDCSNTPPTVVCTAGLDPLRDSGREYAAHLVQLGTEVVYLEFPGIIHGFTTLRKAIPSGQNDLEAFLDATKLMVERYR, encoded by the coding sequence ATGGCCGATACCGAACATTATGTACGCGACGATGTGCGCGGATTCCTCGATATGCTCGAAGCCATGGGCGGCAAGGGAGTCGAAGAAGTCGGCGCGAAGGAAGGCCGTCAGCAGATGCGGATGGTCGGCGCGGTCGCCGAAGCCGAGCCGCGCGCCATGGCCGTGCAGAAGGACCTGACGTGCCCTGGCCCGTCCGGTCCGATCCCGATCCGGTTCTACGATGTGAAGGCCGAGCGTGGCCCCTCCCCATGTGTGCTGTTCCTCCATGGCGGGGGGTTCGTGATCGGCGATCTCGAAGTCTACAACGCGCTGTGCACCGAGATTTCGCATCATCTCGACCTACCGGTGGTTTCGGTCGATTATCGTCTCGCGCCGGAACATCCCTTCCCCGCCGCGCCCGACGATTGCGAGGCCGCCGCGCGCTGGGTCGCCTCGTCGCCGGGGGAACTGGAGCGCGAGATCACCGGCCTCGTCATCACCGGCGACAGCGCGGGCGGCAATCTCACCATCGTCACCACCAACCAGCTGATGAACGATCCGGCGGAAGTGCCGGTGATCGTGCAAGCGCCGATCTATCCGGTCGCTTCCGACGTCACCCAGCATTCCAGCCTGGCGATGTTCGCCGAGGGATTTCTGCTGACCGGCGCCGCGATGGCATGGTTCACCGATCAGTATGGCGGCGATTCGAGCGATCCGCGCCATACGCCGATGGTCGGCGATTGCTCGAACACCCCGCCGACGGTCGTTTGCACCGCCGGGCTCGATCCGTTGCGCGATTCGGGTCGGGAATACGCCGCGCATCTGGTGCAACTCGGCACGGAAGTGGTCTATCTCGAATTCCCCGGCATCATTCATGGCTTTACCACGCTGAGAAAAGCGATACCGAGCGGCCAGAACGATCTCGAGGCTTTCCTCGATGCGACGAAATTGATGGTGGAGCGATATAGGTGA
- a CDS encoding tetratricopeptide repeat protein, which yields MADTPSPERTNLLETIMRFVPAAAALSLALAVTSSVGWAGDREPAPRAGMLIAEGQAALDQGDTQGAIDAFEAALAVDPGYAPIFLRLAEAARADQLQGKAIRYYREALTRDPRNLAAIAGEGEALVEKGAVEKAKGNLAKLQSLCGATCPETQTLSARIAAGPPTRIQTAEAVMPDAAVTQSN from the coding sequence ATGGCTGACACGCCAAGCCCTGAACGGACTAATCTGCTGGAGACGATCATGCGTTTCGTACCCGCCGCCGCCGCCCTTTCGCTGGCCCTTGCCGTGACGTCGAGCGTCGGGTGGGCGGGAGACCGCGAACCGGCCCCGCGTGCGGGCATGCTGATTGCCGAAGGGCAGGCGGCGCTCGACCAGGGCGATACGCAGGGCGCGATCGACGCCTTCGAGGCCGCGTTGGCGGTGGATCCGGGATACGCACCGATCTTTCTCCGCCTCGCCGAAGCCGCGCGGGCGGATCAGCTTCAGGGCAAGGCGATCCGCTATTACCGCGAAGCGCTGACGCGCGACCCGCGTAATCTCGCCGCGATCGCGGGCGAGGGTGAAGCGCTGGTTGAAAAAGGCGCGGTCGAGAAGGCGAAGGGCAATCTCGCCAAGCTCCAGTCGCTGTGCGGGGCGACCTGCCCGGAAACGCAAACCCTGTCGGCCCGTATCGCCGCCGGCCCGCCCACGCGCATTCAGACCGCCGAAGCGGTGATGCCCGATGCCGCGGTGACGCAATCGAACTGA
- a CDS encoding RsmB/NOP family class I SAM-dependent RNA methyltransferase, protein MTPAARVQTAIELLDAIIAAAQAKGAPADRILADWFRGHRFAGSKDRRAIRELVYSAIRACGPVPATGRAAMLRLAELDESIAPLFDGSNYGPAAIGQSEQAARGGVAPEWLENRLAASDISGEEAAALLDRAPLDLRVNTLKADRATLDLPVDAEPTAVPNGLRIATGTSIEQWPEYREGKVEVQDTGSQAACLAIGARPGETVIDLCAGGGGKTLALAAAMDNLGRLVASDTDRGRLSRLTPRAERAGATNIEAVLLNPQQELEALEAHVGKADAVLIDAPCSGTGTWRRNPEARWRLDEKELQRLAATQSHLLDVAAKLVKPGGRIVYVTCSLLDEEGAGQFEAFLARNPGLKPREIDLPLGRERGAGTRLTPYHDGTDGFFIACAG, encoded by the coding sequence ATGACCCCCGCAGCCCGCGTCCAGACCGCGATCGAGCTGCTCGATGCGATCATCGCGGCGGCACAGGCGAAAGGCGCGCCCGCCGACCGCATCCTGGCCGACTGGTTTCGCGGGCATCGCTTCGCCGGATCGAAAGATCGCCGCGCGATCCGCGAACTGGTTTACAGCGCGATCCGCGCCTGCGGGCCGGTGCCCGCCACGGGGCGCGCGGCCATGCTGCGTCTTGCTGAGCTGGACGAGAGCATTGCGCCGCTATTCGATGGGTCGAATTACGGCCCCGCTGCCATCGGTCAGAGCGAGCAGGCGGCACGGGGCGGTGTCGCTCCAGAGTGGCTCGAAAACCGCCTCGCCGCGTCCGACATCTCCGGCGAGGAGGCCGCAGCGCTGCTCGACCGCGCGCCGCTCGACCTGCGCGTCAACACGCTGAAGGCCGACCGTGCCACTCTCGACTTGCCGGTCGACGCCGAGCCGACCGCAGTGCCCAATGGCCTGCGGATTGCGACCGGCACATCGATCGAGCAATGGCCCGAGTATCGCGAGGGTAAGGTCGAGGTGCAGGATACCGGCTCGCAAGCGGCCTGCCTTGCGATCGGTGCCCGCCCCGGCGAAACGGTGATCGACCTGTGCGCAGGCGGTGGCGGCAAGACGCTCGCGCTGGCAGCCGCGATGGACAATCTCGGCCGCCTTGTCGCGTCGGACACCGACCGGGGCCGCCTGTCGCGCCTTACACCGCGCGCGGAGCGTGCCGGGGCTACCAATATCGAGGCCGTGCTCCTCAACCCGCAACAGGAACTCGAAGCGCTCGAAGCGCATGTCGGCAAGGCGGATGCGGTTCTGATCGATGCGCCGTGTTCGGGCACGGGCACGTGGCGACGCAATCCCGAAGCCCGCTGGCGGCTGGACGAAAAGGAGCTACAGCGTCTTGCAGCCACCCAGTCGCACCTGCTCGATGTCGCGGCCAAGCTGGTGAAGCCGGGCGGACGGATTGTGTACGTCACCTGTTCGTTGCTGGACGAGGAAGGCGCTGGGCAATTCGAGGCCTTCCTTGCGCGCAACCCGGGCCTTAAGCCCCGCGAAATCGATCTCCCGCTCGGGCGGGAACGCGGGGCCGGAACCCGGCTCACGCCGTACCATGACGGTACGGATGGATTTTTCATCGCCTGTGCAGGATGA
- a CDS encoding DUF1971 domain-containing protein — translation MSEARLKTYRQIGPFDETSLPAGLLAEHRLKPGTWGRLEMIAGAVMLVWDDEAGGRERLSAGDIARIPPQRPHHLEPEGPFTLSIAFQRPA, via the coding sequence ATGAGCGAGGCGCGGCTGAAAACCTATCGCCAGATCGGCCCGTTCGATGAAACCAGCCTACCCGCAGGATTGCTTGCGGAACATCGCCTGAAGCCGGGAACATGGGGGCGACTGGAAATGATCGCCGGGGCGGTCATGCTCGTATGGGACGATGAGGCAGGGGGGCGCGAACGACTTTCCGCCGGCGATATCGCTCGAATACCGCCGCAACGCCCGCATCATCTCGAACCCGAGGGGCCGTTCACGCTCTCGATCGCATTCCAGCGCCCTGCCTGA
- a CDS encoding RNA pyrophosphohydrolase — MLVNGDGKVFVGRRIDNKEGDWWQMPQGGVDEGEDLEDAALRELAEETGARAEHVTILKAMDEPVRYDLPEELIGKLWGGKYRGQEQVWYLARFSGADEDIDLEAHNPPEFCDWKWAEPEQLPELIVPFKKRVYRAVVEAFRELV; from the coding sequence ATGCTGGTGAATGGCGATGGCAAGGTCTTCGTCGGCCGCCGGATCGACAACAAGGAAGGCGACTGGTGGCAGATGCCGCAGGGCGGCGTCGACGAGGGCGAAGACCTCGAGGACGCGGCCCTGCGCGAACTGGCCGAGGAAACCGGCGCGCGGGCGGAGCATGTCACGATTCTCAAGGCGATGGATGAGCCGGTGCGCTACGACCTGCCCGAGGAGCTGATCGGCAAGCTGTGGGGCGGCAAGTATCGCGGGCAGGAGCAGGTCTGGTATCTCGCGCGCTTTTCGGGCGCGGATGAGGACATCGATCTCGAAGCGCACAACCCGCCCGAATTCTGCGACTGGAAATGGGCCGAACCCGAGCAGCTTCCCGAGCTGATCGTGCCGTTCAAGAAGCGGGTCTACCGCGCGGTGGTCGAGGCATTTCGCGAACTGGTCTGA
- the guaB gene encoding IMP dehydrogenase, whose translation MAHLDIPLGLTFDDVLLVPAESDILPSMANTATRLTREISLNIPVISSAMDTVTEADMAIAMAQLGGIGVLHRNFEIEDQAAAVRAVKRYESGMVVNPITIHPDATLGEAQEIMAANRISGIPVTDRGGKLVGILTNRDVRFAENARQPVSELMTTENLATVPLGTSQEEARKLLHQRRIEKLLVVDDSGRCVGLITVKDIEKAVAYPAATKDASGRLRVAAATTVGDKGFERTEALIDAEVDVVVIDTAHGHNKDVARSVERVKKLSNSVQVIAGNIATGEAAKVLAGAGADAVKVGIGPGSICTTRVVAGVGVPQLTAIMDCVEEAEKLGVPAIADGGLRTSGDAAKALAAGASSIMVGSMLAGTEEAPGETFIYQGRSYKSYRGMGSVGAMARGSADRYFQADVSQQKLVPEGIEGQVPYKGPAAAVVHQLVGGIKAAMGYTGSASIEDLRKRANFVRITNAGLAESHVHDVAITREAPNYPTR comes from the coding sequence GTGGCACATCTCGACATTCCCCTCGGTCTTACTTTCGACGACGTTCTCCTCGTTCCGGCCGAGAGCGACATCCTGCCGTCGATGGCGAATACCGCCACGCGGCTGACGCGCGAGATTTCGCTCAACATCCCGGTGATCTCCTCCGCGATGGACACCGTGACCGAGGCCGATATGGCCATCGCCATGGCGCAGCTGGGCGGCATCGGCGTGCTCCACCGCAATTTCGAGATCGAGGATCAGGCCGCCGCCGTGCGTGCGGTCAAGCGCTATGAAAGCGGCATGGTGGTCAACCCGATTACCATCCATCCCGACGCCACGCTGGGAGAGGCGCAGGAGATCATGGCGGCGAACCGCATCAGCGGGATCCCGGTGACCGATCGCGGCGGCAAGCTGGTCGGCATCCTGACCAATCGCGACGTGCGCTTCGCCGAGAACGCGCGTCAGCCCGTGAGCGAGCTGATGACCACCGAGAACCTCGCCACGGTGCCGCTCGGCACGAGCCAGGAAGAAGCGCGCAAGCTGCTTCACCAGCGCCGGATCGAGAAGCTGTTGGTGGTCGATGATAGCGGACGCTGCGTCGGTCTCATCACCGTCAAGGATATCGAAAAGGCCGTCGCCTATCCCGCCGCGACGAAGGATGCGAGCGGCCGTCTGCGCGTGGCTGCCGCCACCACGGTCGGCGATAAGGGGTTCGAGCGCACCGAAGCGCTGATCGATGCCGAGGTCGACGTGGTGGTGATCGACACCGCGCACGGCCACAACAAGGACGTCGCCCGTTCGGTCGAGCGAGTGAAGAAGCTGTCCAACAGCGTGCAGGTCATCGCCGGCAATATCGCCACGGGCGAGGCGGCCAAAGTGCTTGCGGGCGCGGGCGCCGATGCGGTCAAGGTCGGCATCGGCCCGGGCTCGATCTGCACCACGCGCGTTGTCGCCGGTGTCGGTGTGCCGCAGCTCACCGCGATCATGGACTGCGTCGAGGAAGCGGAAAAGCTGGGCGTTCCGGCGATTGCCGATGGCGGCCTGCGCACCAGCGGCGATGCGGCCAAGGCGCTGGCCGCCGGGGCTTCGTCGATCATGGTCGGTTCGATGCTGGCCGGGACCGAGGAAGCGCCGGGCGAAACCTTCATTTACCAGGGCCGCAGCTACAAGAGCTATCGCGGCATGGGCAGCGTCGGCGCGATGGCGCGCGGAAGCGCCGACCGCTATTTCCAGGCCGATGTCAGTCAGCAGAAGCTGGTGCCCGAAGGAATCGAGGGGCAGGTGCCCTATAAAGGCCCGGCAGCCGCCGTGGTTCACCAGCTTGTCGGCGGGATCAAGGCGGCGATGGGGTATACCGGTAGCGCCTCGATCGAGGATCTGCGCAAGCGCGCGAATTTCGTGCGCATCACCAATGCGGGTCTTGCAGAAAGCCATGTCCATGACGTTGCGATCACGCGCGAGGCGCCGAATTATCCCACACGATGA
- the ypfJ gene encoding KPN_02809 family neutral zinc metallopeptidase, with protein MRLNPFNTGNINVRSSGGGMPGGKAGGLGCGTIVIAAVGYFVFGLDPMQTAGMVESVQQGQVASGPANTDEQEICTSSEYAREACNGLQSLNQTWAMTFQQQGLGDRFQQPTLDLYGGGGVRTGCGTGNSSMGPFYCPADQTIYIDTSFYDTLERQLGAGGDFARYYVLAHEYGHHIQTITGISEQIRSAQQQNPSRRNQLQVLMELQADCYAGVWAGKNRNLIEPGDIEEGMEAAAAIGDDRLTGGRVSSENFTHGTSKQRSDALRLGLQGDDRACDRITAIG; from the coding sequence ATGCGGCTCAATCCGTTCAATACCGGGAATATCAACGTGCGATCGAGCGGCGGCGGGATGCCTGGCGGCAAGGCGGGCGGCTTGGGCTGCGGCACGATCGTGATCGCCGCGGTCGGCTATTTCGTCTTCGGGCTCGACCCGATGCAGACTGCGGGCATGGTCGAAAGCGTGCAGCAGGGCCAAGTCGCATCCGGCCCAGCCAATACCGACGAACAGGAAATCTGCACAAGCAGCGAATATGCGCGCGAAGCCTGCAACGGGTTGCAATCGCTCAACCAGACCTGGGCGATGACGTTCCAGCAGCAGGGCCTGGGCGACCGGTTCCAGCAGCCCACGCTCGATCTGTATGGCGGCGGCGGGGTGCGTACCGGGTGCGGCACGGGCAATTCCTCGATGGGGCCGTTTTACTGCCCGGCCGACCAGACGATCTATATCGATACCAGTTTTTACGACACGCTGGAACGGCAGCTTGGCGCAGGCGGCGATTTCGCGCGCTATTACGTGCTTGCGCATGAATACGGCCACCACATCCAGACCATCACCGGGATTTCCGAACAAATCCGCAGCGCGCAGCAGCAGAACCCCAGCCGCCGCAACCAGTTGCAGGTGCTGATGGAATTGCAGGCCGATTGCTACGCCGGAGTATGGGCGGGTAAGAACCGCAATCTGATCGAGCCGGGCGATATCGAGGAAGGCATGGAAGCCGCCGCCGCGATCGGCGACGACCGACTGACCGGCGGCCGCGTTTCGAGCGAGAACTTCACCCACGGTACCAGCAAGCAACGCAGCGACGCGCTAAGGCTCGGGCTGCAAGGCGACGACCGGGCCTGCGACCGGATCACCGCGATCGGCTGA
- a CDS encoding CPBP family intramembrane glutamic endopeptidase: MRTARILGAVFGGTVAWYGLAIIADYLFVTQWNIDGGARYALLGIIQFLAGTAAVVGAIKLAGLQPARVGFTTKNFGSDAAIGVAVALVFAVLQFLVIIPATGGAERSDVVANAAQIGEGLGSLSGVLALAILGSSAEEFLFRGLMLGGIALALKGGITGRVAATVLVVVLFALSHGYQGWAGIVDTGIYGGLVLSLLYWWRGGRLAAPVFAHIGWNLIAALGIYFLY; the protein is encoded by the coding sequence ATGAGAACCGCACGCATACTTGGCGCCGTCTTCGGCGGCACCGTCGCCTGGTATGGCCTCGCCATCATCGCCGATTACCTTTTCGTCACCCAATGGAATATCGACGGGGGCGCGCGCTATGCATTGCTCGGCATCATCCAGTTCCTCGCCGGGACCGCAGCGGTCGTCGGAGCGATTAAACTTGCAGGCCTACAGCCGGCACGAGTGGGGTTCACCACGAAGAATTTCGGCAGCGACGCGGCCATCGGCGTCGCGGTCGCGCTGGTGTTCGCCGTGCTGCAATTCCTGGTCATCATCCCGGCAACAGGCGGTGCCGAACGCAGCGATGTGGTGGCCAATGCCGCGCAGATCGGTGAAGGGCTGGGCAGCCTTTCAGGGGTGCTGGCGCTGGCCATCCTCGGTTCGAGCGCGGAAGAGTTCCTGTTCCGCGGACTGATGCTGGGCGGCATCGCGCTCGCGCTCAAGGGTGGTATTACCGGACGCGTGGCAGCCACCGTGCTGGTTGTCGTCCTGTTCGCGCTCAGTCACGGGTACCAGGGCTGGGCGGGGATCGTCGACACCGGGATATACGGCGGGCTGGTGCTGTCGCTGCTTTACTGGTGGCGGGGCGGCCGCTTGGCAGCGCCGGTCTTTGCGCACATAGGGTGGAACCTGATCGCCGCGCTGGGCATCTACTTTCTTTACTAA
- a CDS encoding BlaI/MecI/CopY family transcriptional regulator yields MAKRKNALGERISEAEHAVMEVLWDKSPISAAEVCDEVCAQRDWSIPTVKTLLSRLVQKEVVGTEPDGRKFLYRPLIERSDYVGGESRRLVDRLFGGRAAPLFAQLAESEALTEDDLAEIEALLREMRK; encoded by the coding sequence ATGGCGAAGCGCAAGAACGCTCTCGGGGAACGGATCAGCGAAGCCGAGCACGCCGTGATGGAAGTGCTGTGGGACAAGAGCCCGATTTCCGCTGCCGAGGTGTGCGACGAAGTCTGCGCGCAGCGTGACTGGTCGATCCCCACGGTGAAAACGCTGCTGAGCCGCCTGGTCCAGAAGGAAGTGGTCGGCACCGAGCCCGACGGTCGCAAGTTCCTCTATCGTCCGTTGATCGAGCGGTCCGACTATGTCGGGGGCGAGAGCCGCCGCCTGGTCGATCGCCTGTTCGGCGGCCGCGCCGCGCCGCTCTTTGCGCAGCTTGCCGAAAGCGAGGCGCTGACCGAGGACGATCTCGCCGAAATCGAAGCGCTCTTGAGGGAGATGCGCAAATGA